A region from the Aegilops tauschii subsp. strangulata cultivar AL8/78 chromosome 5, Aet v6.0, whole genome shotgun sequence genome encodes:
- the LOC109781417 gene encoding cell number regulator 10 — MKPGTEPATGVPVGGAPGAPTAWSSGLFDCFDDCGLCCLTWCCPCITFGKVAEIVDRGATSCGTSGALYVLLASLTGCHWIYSCTYRSKMRAQYALPDAPCCDCCVHYCCEPCALVQEYKELKARGYDPENGWHLNVERRNGGAGVNPPGMQEMGR, encoded by the exons ATGAAGCCCGGCACCGAGCCGGCCACCGGCGTCCCCGTCGGCGGCGCACCGGGCGCCCCGACCGCCTGGTCGTCCGGCCTCTTCGACTGCTTCGACGACTGCGGCCTCT GTTGCCTGACTTGGTGCTGTCCGTGCATCACGTTCGGCAAGGTGGCGGAGATCGTGGACCGGGGCGCGACGTCGTGCGGGACGAGCGGCGCGCTCTACGTGCTGCTGGCGTCGCTCACGGGGTGCCACTGGATCTACTCCTGCACCTACCGCTCCAAGATGCGCGCCCAGTACGCGCTCCCGGACGCGCCCTGCTGCGACTGCTGCGTGCACTACTGCTGCGAGCCCTGCGCGCTCGTCCAGGAGTACAAGGAGCTCAAGGCCCGCGGCTACGACCCCGAGAACGGCTGGCACCTCAACGTCGAGCGCCGCAACGGCGGCGCCGGCGTCAACCCGCCCGGCATGCAGGAGATGGGCCGCTGA